A genomic stretch from bacterium includes:
- a CDS encoding cyclase family protein — protein MAKTAIPTPERMREIFESVKNWGRWGEDDEAGALNLITEDVRRASAASIRHGRVVSCSRNLPVDPAPDNPHPALHMMVAGGDDCLIPEIGLETTSDFVGLAFHGMATSHLDAFCHVHKDGLMYNGYPGTLVKSTGAKKNSVMCAKDGIVSRGVLADVPRHLGVDWLEPGQIIEPDELTGCLAAQEVVVREGDVLLVATGRDARRAEFGPWSPMDPGMPGLHPECVPWLHEQGVSVLGSDCVSDPIPLPPIEGWGMPIHECTLVAMGVHLLDNLELSGLQAACAELSQWDFQLTIAPLRIEQGTGSPVNPIAVL, from the coding sequence ATGGCGAAGACGGCGATTCCCACGCCGGAACGGATGCGGGAGATCTTCGAGTCGGTGAAGAACTGGGGGCGCTGGGGCGAGGACGACGAAGCCGGCGCGCTCAACCTGATCACCGAGGACGTGCGGCGCGCTTCGGCGGCGAGCATTCGTCACGGCCGCGTGGTCAGCTGCTCCCGCAACCTGCCCGTCGATCCCGCGCCGGACAATCCGCACCCGGCCCTCCACATGATGGTCGCGGGTGGCGACGACTGCCTGATTCCGGAGATCGGACTCGAGACCACGTCCGACTTCGTCGGGCTGGCCTTCCACGGGATGGCGACGAGTCACCTCGATGCGTTCTGCCACGTCCACAAGGACGGTCTGATGTACAACGGCTATCCGGGAACCCTCGTGAAGAGCACCGGCGCCAAGAAGAACAGCGTGATGTGCGCCAAGGACGGGATCGTCTCCCGCGGCGTCCTCGCCGACGTGCCGCGCCACCTCGGCGTCGACTGGCTCGAGCCGGGGCAGATCATCGAACCCGACGAGCTGACCGGCTGCCTCGCCGCCCAGGAAGTCGTGGTTCGCGAGGGCGACGTGCTACTCGTCGCGACCGGACGCGATGCGCGCCGGGCGGAGTTCGGTCCGTGGTCGCCGATGGACCCGGGCATGCCCGGCCTCCACCCGGAGTGCGTTCCGTGGCTCCACGAGCAGGGCGTGTCCGTCCTCGGCTCGGACTGCGTGTCCGATCCGATCCCGCTCCCGCCGATCGAAGGCTGGGGCATGCCGATCCACGAGTGCACCCTCGTCGCGATGGGTGTCCACCTGCTCGACAACCTCGAGCTGTCGGGGCTCCAGGCCGCCTGTGCCGAACTGTCCCAATGGGACTTCCAGCTGACGATCGCGCCGCTCCGGATCGAGCAGGGGACCGGCTCTCCCGTGAATCCGATCGCCGTATTGTAG
- a CDS encoding S9 family peptidase, translating into MMRSGWGLLARTSISMALAVILTSARPSSAVMDLDTAASYFGKLSGVWGMRMSPDGQKVSFLRNHSDDFPIAMVIDLTTGKPSMVAASDPKKGMYVERCRWATNSRLLCAYYGVWSLRGDPVFSSRLVAVDVDGGNQKVLAQRQQRENWAFHQDEIVAMLPDEPRYIWLQFNEGRGQGVVRVDIEKNKLKTIVKPRETVWDYVADVRREEVRIRSNANRTNIDVEYRLAGEKKWRRLHRYEAKELFDDYAFAAFGSEPNEILVWDDVDGRRALLRETLQEDATVPRPREVVFSHPEVDLSALSSLGKYDRVVAVHYETDRGHVHYFDDAAKAIHERVSEDFGDVDVLLVDESWDRRYYLILANSDVNPGAYFRYDTKTDEVSRITEVRSWLDEDDLSPMRAVRFPSRDGKQIPGYLTMPNGRSGKNLPLIVYPHGGPWARDSWGFDWVPQFLAAQGYAVLQPNYRGSTGYGDGWAGEGALKEWRVVMQDIEDAVVHLVEKEIADPQRICTVGWSYGGYAALMSPLEHPDRYRCAVSIAGITHPRRLYEDAPAVRKKAFQSMVATEGDDVRLSSPLRRAEEMPVPVLLFHGDLDMNVPVDHGEDLAKALERAGKPVDYIEYENADHFLERERQRIDMLQRIADFLDDHLKKKPAN; encoded by the coding sequence ATGATGCGATCTGGTTGGGGACTCCTCGCTCGGACTTCGATCTCGATGGCGCTTGCCGTCATTCTGACGTCGGCTCGGCCTTCGTCGGCGGTGATGGATCTGGATACCGCGGCGTCCTACTTCGGGAAGCTGAGCGGCGTCTGGGGCATGCGGATGTCTCCGGATGGCCAGAAAGTCTCGTTCCTTCGGAACCATTCCGACGACTTCCCGATCGCGATGGTGATCGACCTGACGACGGGCAAGCCCAGCATGGTCGCGGCGAGTGATCCGAAGAAGGGGATGTACGTCGAGCGCTGCCGGTGGGCGACGAATTCGCGACTCCTGTGTGCCTACTATGGCGTCTGGAGTCTGAGGGGCGATCCGGTGTTTTCTTCCCGCCTCGTCGCCGTGGACGTGGATGGCGGAAATCAGAAGGTGCTTGCTCAACGGCAGCAGCGAGAGAACTGGGCCTTTCACCAGGACGAGATCGTCGCGATGCTGCCAGACGAACCCAGGTACATCTGGCTCCAGTTCAACGAGGGGCGAGGGCAGGGCGTCGTCCGAGTCGACATCGAGAAGAACAAACTCAAGACGATCGTGAAGCCACGTGAGACGGTTTGGGACTACGTCGCGGACGTCCGTCGCGAAGAGGTGCGAATCCGGTCCAACGCCAACCGCACCAACATCGACGTCGAGTATCGACTCGCAGGAGAGAAGAAGTGGCGACGCCTCCACCGTTATGAAGCCAAGGAGCTCTTCGACGACTACGCCTTCGCGGCCTTCGGTTCGGAGCCCAACGAGATCCTCGTGTGGGACGACGTCGATGGGCGACGCGCCCTGCTCCGCGAGACGCTTCAGGAAGACGCGACGGTGCCGCGCCCCCGGGAGGTGGTTTTCTCGCACCCCGAGGTCGATCTATCCGCGTTGTCTTCACTCGGCAAATACGATCGTGTAGTCGCGGTTCACTACGAGACCGATCGCGGGCACGTCCACTACTTCGACGACGCGGCGAAGGCGATTCACGAGCGTGTCTCGGAGGACTTCGGCGACGTCGACGTCCTCCTCGTCGATGAGAGCTGGGACCGGAGGTACTACCTGATTCTGGCGAACAGCGACGTCAACCCGGGGGCCTATTTCCGCTACGACACGAAGACAGACGAAGTCTCCAGGATCACGGAAGTCCGCTCCTGGCTGGACGAAGACGATCTTTCCCCGATGCGTGCGGTCCGCTTCCCTTCTCGTGATGGCAAGCAGATCCCCGGGTACCTGACGATGCCGAACGGTCGTTCCGGGAAGAATCTGCCTCTGATCGTCTACCCGCATGGCGGACCCTGGGCTCGCGACAGCTGGGGGTTCGACTGGGTTCCGCAGTTCCTCGCCGCGCAGGGGTACGCTGTCCTCCAGCCGAACTATCGGGGCTCGACGGGCTACGGAGACGGTTGGGCCGGCGAAGGCGCGCTGAAGGAATGGCGGGTCGTGATGCAGGACATCGAGGATGCGGTGGTCCACCTCGTCGAGAAGGAGATCGCGGATCCTCAGCGTATCTGCACCGTGGGGTGGAGTTACGGGGGCTATGCGGCTTTGATGAGCCCGCTGGAACACCCTGATCGATACCGATGCGCCGTGAGCATCGCCGGCATCACGCACCCGCGCCGGCTCTACGAAGATGCGCCGGCGGTGAGGAAGAAGGCGTTCCAGTCGATGGTCGCCACCGAGGGGGATGACGTGCGGCTGAGCTCACCGCTGCGGCGGGCAGAAGAGATGCCCGTGCCCGTACTTCTCTTCCATGGGGACCTCGATATGAACGTGCCTGTCGACCACGGCGAGGACCTCGCGAAGGCGCTCGAGCGGGCCGGTAAGCCCGTGGACTACATCGAATACGAGAACGCGGACCACTTCCTGGAACGCGAACGCCAGCGCATCGACATGCTCCAGCGAATCGCCGACTTCCTCGACGACCACCTGAAGAAGAAGCCGGCGAACTGA